The proteins below come from a single Tissierella sp. MB52-C2 genomic window:
- a CDS encoding CBS domain-containing protein gives MNIMNFVLKIDDTILNALTKIEENKKGFLILVNDNDVVVGTLTDGDIRRAFIKGYKIDNRIVDICKDDFNYVNEHDDFSKIVGIFKSEKIDFLPIVNENNHLINIITKKNMHVLLMEAIKFDLNYNFLSLDDTKLEHEIYNRPWGHYKTTFLNSQSQSKIITVNPKGELSLQEHKKREEHWIIILGEGEVVLGESIMKVREGSYVFIPKGCKHRLVNTSCTDLLMVAEVQLGDYFGEDDIIRYEDVYGRIKNNI, from the coding sequence ATGAACATTATGAACTTTGTTTTAAAAATTGATGATACAATATTAAACGCTTTGACAAAAATTGAAGAGAATAAGAAAGGTTTTTTAATTTTAGTAAATGATAATGATGTAGTTGTTGGAACCCTAACTGATGGTGATATAAGAAGAGCTTTTATAAAAGGATATAAGATTGATAATAGAATTGTAGATATATGTAAGGATGATTTTAACTATGTTAATGAACATGATGATTTTAGTAAGATAGTTGGGATTTTTAAATCAGAGAAGATAGATTTCTTGCCTATAGTCAACGAAAATAATCATTTAATAAACATAATAACCAAGAAAAATATGCATGTACTTCTTATGGAAGCTATAAAATTTGATCTCAATTATAATTTTCTATCTTTAGATGATACAAAGTTAGAACATGAAATATATAATAGACCGTGGGGTCACTATAAAACTACATTTTTAAACTCACAATCCCAATCAAAAATTATTACAGTAAATCCTAAAGGGGAGTTAAGTCTTCAAGAACATAAAAAAAGGGAAGAACATTGGATAATAATTCTTGGAGAAGGTGAAGTAGTACTAGGAGAATCAATAATGAAAGTAAGGGAAGGAAGTTATGTATTTATTCCAAAAGGATGTAAACATAGACTGGTTAATACTTCTTGTACTGATTTGTTGATGGTGGCTGAAGTGCAATTAGGAGATTATTTTGGAGAAGATGATATAATCAGATATGAAGATGTATATGGAAGAATAAAAAATAATATATAA
- a CDS encoding cytidylyltransferase domain-containing protein produces the protein MNYKNVAFIPVRGGSKSIPLKNIKIINDRPLVYWTLDAAIECKYIDRVFVATDSEEIKNAVKLYDSDKVEIINRSEATAGDSSTTESAMLEFAEKYDFENIVLIQATSPLLEAKDLDKGFKMLLEKKFQSILSVVRQKRFIWRKSEHSYFSANYDYNNRPMRQKFEGFLVENGAFYITNKMELLKSQNRLSGNIGVVEMSEDSYFEIDEPSDWIIVEGLLKQKKNNSTNIERLFRGVKLLITDSDGVLTDGGMYYSEQGDELKKFNTKDGMGVQILREIGINTVIITGENVELVKKRAEKLGIKEIYMGIKDKAPLVRKIAESHSLNLEEIAYIGDDVNDLEAIKIVGLGCSVEDGMERVKDAAKYVTRAKGGQGALREVAELIITHKLVEL, from the coding sequence ATGAATTATAAAAATGTTGCATTTATACCTGTAAGGGGAGGAAGTAAATCTATACCATTAAAGAATATTAAGATTATAAATGATAGACCACTAGTATATTGGACATTAGATGCAGCTATAGAATGTAAGTATATTGACAGGGTTTTTGTTGCTACTGATAGCGAAGAAATTAAAAATGCAGTTAAATTATATGATTCGGACAAAGTAGAGATAATTAATAGATCAGAAGCCACAGCAGGGGACAGTTCTACAACAGAATCAGCTATGCTTGAATTCGCTGAGAAATATGATTTTGAAAATATAGTTTTGATTCAAGCTACATCACCATTATTAGAAGCCAAAGATTTGGACAAGGGATTTAAAATGCTATTAGAAAAAAAATTCCAGAGCATACTTTCAGTAGTTAGACAAAAACGTTTTATTTGGCGAAAAAGCGAGCATAGTTATTTCTCTGCTAATTATGATTATAATAATAGACCGATGAGACAAAAATTTGAAGGGTTTCTTGTAGAGAATGGTGCTTTTTATATTACTAACAAAATGGAGTTGCTGAAATCCCAAAATAGACTATCTGGTAATATTGGTGTAGTGGAAATGTCTGAAGATAGTTATTTTGAAATTGATGAGCCTAGTGACTGGATAATCGTAGAGGGCTTATTAAAGCAGAAAAAGAATAATAGTACTAATATAGAACGATTATTCAGAGGCGTAAAGCTACTCATTACTGATAGTGATGGAGTTTTAACTGATGGTGGGATGTACTATTCAGAGCAGGGCGATGAATTGAAAAAATTCAACACAAAGGACGGAATGGGAGTACAAATTCTGAGAGAAATTGGCATTAATACAGTTATTATAACAGGAGAAAATGTTGAACTAGTAAAAAAGAGAGCAGAAAAATTAGGAATTAAAGAAATATATATGGGTATAAAAGATAAAGCTCCTCTAGTTAGGAAAATTGCAGAGAGTCACAGTTTGAATCTTGAGGAGATTGCTTATATAGGTGATGATGTTAACGATTTAGAGGCTATAAAGATAGTTGGACTAGGATGCTCAGTAGAAGATGGTATGGAAAGAGTAAAAGATGCTGCCAAATATGTTACACGAGCTAAAGGTGGACAAGGTGCATTGAGAGAAGTAGCTGAGCTAATAATTACACATAAATTGGTTGAATTATAG
- a CDS encoding N-acetylneuraminate synthase family protein: MKKPIVIAEIGCNHKGDIDIAKEMIKIAALYCKVDAIKFQKRSNRELLTEEEYNAPHPNPINSYGKTYGEHREYLELNLEQNRELKKLCEEYGVIYSTSVWDMTSAKEIVSLNPKFIKIPSAMNTHFEMLSFLFDNYNGEIHISTGMTTTEEVNKIIELAINKKRNKDIVLYSCTSGYPVPFEDVCLLEINKIVDKYKDIVKAIGFSGHHLGTAVDIAAFTLGAEYIERHFTLDRTWKGTDHSASLEPEDMRKLVLDFENVAKALNYKKEEILDLEKVQRKKLKYKGR; encoded by the coding sequence ATGAAGAAACCAATAGTGATAGCTGAAATAGGATGTAATCACAAAGGTGATATTGATATAGCAAAAGAAATGATAAAAATAGCTGCATTGTATTGTAAGGTTGATGCTATTAAATTTCAAAAGAGGAGTAACAGAGAATTGCTAACAGAAGAAGAATATAATGCACCACACCCAAATCCTATTAATTCCTATGGAAAGACATATGGAGAACATAGAGAATACTTAGAATTAAACTTGGAGCAAAATAGGGAGTTAAAGAAATTATGTGAGGAATATGGAGTGATTTATAGCACTTCTGTTTGGGATATGACATCAGCAAAAGAAATAGTTAGTTTGAATCCAAAATTTATAAAGATTCCTTCTGCTATGAATACTCATTTTGAAATGTTAAGTTTTTTATTTGATAATTATAATGGAGAAATTCATATATCTACGGGTATGACAACAACTGAAGAAGTTAATAAGATTATTGAGCTAGCCATAAATAAGAAACGAAATAAAGATATTGTACTATATAGTTGCACATCGGGATATCCAGTGCCATTTGAAGATGTTTGTCTGCTTGAGATAAATAAAATAGTTGATAAATATAAAGATATAGTGAAAGCAATCGGATTTTCAGGACACCATCTAGGAACCGCTGTTGATATCGCAGCTTTCACTTTAGGAGCAGAATATATTGAGAGACATTTTACCTTAGATAGAACATGGAAGGGGACTGACCATTCTGCCTCCTTGGAGCCTGAAGATATGAGGAAATTGGTTTTAGATTTTGAAAATGTGGCTAAAGCCCTTAACTATAAAAAAGAAGAAATATTGGATTTAGAGAAAGTTCAGAGAAAGAAACTGAAATATAAGGGGCGATAA
- a CDS encoding 6-hydroxymethylpterin diphosphokinase MptE-like protein yields MILIDNINILKVIYPNTWNKVKGLEDSIENNLVIDEDTKQGYKTLYVEKEGKKLYLHSKYNPIKEAEAIIEEYNEVGKNSTVIFYGVGLGYHIDLFLERYPDVNYYIYEPIPELLYKYLSYKSIKKLPSHRLKDIALGVDEDDIRNFISQFIDKSSKDIIQVFLNSHINIFQNEYERFLELFKEIIVEKKDSIGVEVNFQKRWIINSMKNFGSILSTPNILIDQKGQLKGKPALLVAAGPSLNEEIENIRYIKGNGLAYIFSVGSAIRTLLHHNIYPDAVCTYDPKPTNHWIYKVIKDREIEEIAMIFGSSVGYETLTGYHGDKYHMITSQDTVSSYYLKNKDNTNMNIVFDAPSIAVVTIQLLYELGISPIILVGQNLAYRGEKTYSEGINYRKDLTEEQKSQAISVKDVYGHDISTNEGFNSMRQQIEHYIKMLPNIEVINTTKGGANIEGAKFIELEEVITADLKEKVVNNGWLAGNNTSYDKDYLKLQSNKMDREYSKVLKINKEYRDILNRIEKVVNNRNFPQAEKLYFELDKKLRKIENNDYYKTFILPMNRVEYKILTNSIDNLNEECNPIEKGKRIVEKFRNFIDICAEDIEVIEPIYEEMKENIDRYMGGNRHEETNSDS; encoded by the coding sequence ATGATTTTAATTGATAATATAAATATATTAAAAGTAATTTATCCAAATACTTGGAATAAGGTTAAAGGGCTAGAAGATAGTATTGAAAATAATTTAGTAATTGATGAGGATACCAAGCAAGGGTATAAAACCCTATATGTAGAAAAGGAAGGAAAAAAATTATACTTACATAGCAAATATAATCCGATTAAAGAAGCGGAAGCTATAATTGAGGAATATAATGAGGTAGGTAAGAACTCTACTGTAATTTTCTATGGAGTAGGGCTAGGTTATCATATAGATTTATTTTTAGAAAGATATCCAGATGTAAACTATTATATATACGAGCCAATACCAGAGCTTCTGTATAAGTATCTGTCATATAAGTCAATAAAGAAACTACCTTCACATAGGTTAAAGGACATAGCATTAGGAGTTGATGAGGATGATATCAGAAATTTTATAAGTCAGTTTATTGATAAATCTAGCAAGGATATTATACAAGTCTTTTTAAATAGTCATATAAATATATTTCAAAATGAATATGAGAGATTTTTAGAGTTATTTAAAGAAATCATAGTTGAGAAAAAAGATAGCATAGGTGTAGAAGTTAACTTTCAAAAAAGATGGATAATAAATAGCATGAAAAATTTTGGTAGTATACTAAGTACTCCAAATATCTTAATAGATCAAAAAGGACAACTTAAAGGAAAGCCAGCACTATTAGTAGCGGCTGGACCTTCTTTAAACGAGGAAATTGAAAATATTAGATATATAAAAGGAAATGGTCTTGCCTATATATTTAGCGTGGGTTCAGCCATACGAACATTGCTACACCATAATATATATCCTGATGCAGTATGTACCTATGATCCTAAGCCTACAAATCATTGGATATACAAAGTAATTAAAGATAGAGAAATAGAAGAAATAGCTATGATATTTGGTAGTAGTGTAGGATATGAGACATTAACTGGCTACCATGGAGATAAATATCATATGATAACATCTCAAGATACTGTGTCTAGCTATTATTTAAAAAATAAAGATAATACCAACATGAATATTGTATTTGATGCTCCCTCAATAGCAGTTGTCACTATACAGCTACTATATGAATTAGGGATTAGTCCAATCATACTAGTAGGTCAAAACTTGGCTTATAGAGGAGAGAAAACATATTCAGAAGGAATAAACTATAGAAAAGACCTTACAGAAGAACAAAAGAGTCAGGCAATATCTGTGAAGGATGTTTATGGGCATGATATATCAACAAATGAAGGATTTAATTCCATGAGACAGCAGATTGAACATTATATTAAAATGTTGCCAAACATTGAAGTTATCAATACTACAAAAGGCGGAGCAAATATAGAAGGTGCAAAATTCATAGAGCTTGAAGAAGTAATAACAGCTGATTTGAAAGAAAAAGTAGTTAATAACGGGTGGTTAGCTGGAAATAATACAAGCTATGATAAAGATTATCTAAAGCTCCAATCAAATAAGATGGATAGAGAATATTCAAAAGTTCTAAAAATAAATAAAGAGTATAGAGATATCTTAAATAGGATAGAGAAGGTTGTAAATAATAGGAATTTTCCACAAGCAGAAAAGTTATATTTTGAGTTGGATAAGAAACTTAGAAAAATTGAAAATAATGATTATTATAAGACTTTTATTCTACCTATGAATAGAGTCGAATATAAGATATTGACTAACAGTATAGATAATTTAAATGAAGAATGTAATCCAATAGAAAAAGGGAAAAGAATAGTAGAAAAGTTTAGAAATTTTATAGATATATGTGCTGAAGACATAGAAGTGATTGAGCCTATTTATGAAGAGATGAAAGAAAATATAGATAGGTATATGGGAGGAAATAGACATGAAGAAACCAATAGTGATAGCTGA
- a CDS encoding flagellin, whose translation MRINNNLMAMNTHRQLGISTNAGAKSMEKLSSGYRINRAGDDAAGLSISEKMRGQIRGLNQASRNAQDGISLIQTAEGAMDEVHSMLQRMRELAVQSANDTNDTAVDRAALQEEVKALQDEITAIETRAEFNGMKLLDGNFTGKKLQIGANETQDMTVDIAKLSTTVDAALTTKISGQASAAASITTINTAIKSVSTERSKLGAIQNRLEHTIKNLDNSAENLQAAESRIRDVDMAKEMMEQTRQNILQQASTAMLAQANQAPQTVLQLLR comes from the coding sequence ATGAGAATTAATAACAACTTAATGGCAATGAACACACACAGACAATTAGGTATATCAACAAATGCTGGTGCAAAATCAATGGAGAAATTATCATCTGGTTACAGAATCAACAGAGCAGGAGACGACGCAGCAGGATTATCCATCTCCGAAAAAATGAGAGGCCAAATCAGAGGGCTTAACCAAGCATCAAGGAATGCTCAAGATGGTATTTCATTAATTCAAACAGCAGAAGGTGCAATGGACGAAGTTCACTCAATGCTTCAAAGAATGAGAGAATTAGCAGTACAATCAGCAAATGATACTAATGATACTGCTGTTGATAGAGCAGCTCTTCAAGAAGAAGTAAAAGCTTTACAAGATGAAATTACTGCTATTGAAACTAGGGCTGAATTTAATGGTATGAAATTATTAGATGGTAATTTTACAGGAAAGAAACTTCAAATTGGTGCTAATGAAACTCAAGATATGACTGTGGATATTGCTAAGCTGTCAACTACTGTTGATGCTGCATTAACTACAAAGATTAGTGGTCAAGCAAGTGCAGCAGCTTCAATTACAACTATCAATACTGCAATAAAAAGTGTATCAACTGAAAGATCAAAATTAGGTGCTATTCAAAATAGATTAGAGCATACAATCAAAAACTTAGACAACTCAGCTGAAAACTTACAAGCTGCTGAGTCAAGAATCAGAGACGTAGACATGGCAAAAGAAATGATGGAGCAAACAAGACAAAACATATTACAACAAGCTTCAACTGCTATGTTAGCTCAAGCAAATCAAGCACCACAAACTGTATTACAATTATTAAGATAA
- a CDS encoding HEPN domain-containing protein, whose translation MDNKNIRDLSTYRLIKSKEDLEASELLYDNNLFSQSLNRSYYSIFHSVRALLVYERVDFSKHSAIISYFNKNYIRNNKIDKKYSKILMGAEKLRNKSDYNDFFIVTKEDTYQQIINAKDFIDTIQKYIWNNYK comes from the coding sequence ATGGATAATAAAAATATTCGTGATTTATCAACATATAGACTGATAAAATCAAAAGAGGATTTAGAAGCATCAGAGTTATTATATGATAATAATTTATTTTCTCAATCTCTTAATAGATCATATTATTCAATATTTCATAGTGTAAGAGCATTATTAGTATATGAAAGAGTAGATTTTAGTAAACATTCGGCCATAATTTCATATTTCAATAAGAACTATATTAGAAATAATAAAATAGATAAGAAATATTCTAAAATTCTAATGGGAGCTGAAAAATTAAGAAATAAAAGTGATTATAATGATTTTTTTATTGTAACAAAAGAAGATACTTACCAACAAATTATAAATGCGAAAGACTTTATAGATACAATTCAAAAATATATATGGAATAATTATAAATAA
- a CDS encoding nucleotidyltransferase domain-containing protein produces the protein MLGVESIKDQNILELLSKIQEELLKLFGNKLKNTILYGSYARLENTSDSDIDIMVLVDEENRDLRQYEDRITDIMVDLSLEYDVVVSIISESYEVYKGHSDILPFFNNVKKEGVTLYG, from the coding sequence ATGTTGGGGGTAGAAAGTATCAAAGATCAAAATATATTAGAATTATTATCTAAGATACAGGAAGAATTACTTAAACTATTTGGAAATAAGCTAAAAAATACAATATTGTATGGTTCCTATGCAAGATTAGAGAATACAAGTGATTCTGATATAGACATTATGGTTTTAGTAGATGAAGAAAATAGAGATTTAAGACAATATGAAGATCGCATTACTGATATAATGGTAGATTTATCTTTAGAATATGATGTAGTAGTGTCTATTATTTCCGAAAGTTATGAAGTGTATAAAGGTCATTCAGATATTTTACCTTTCTTCAATAATGTGAAAAAAGAAGGTGTTACTTTGTATGGATAA
- a CDS encoding AAA family ATPase yields MILTLNNIGKIEKATVELNGITIIAGENNTGKSTVGKTLFCIFNSFYKIEEQIQRERKNAIRKALDIIYNPIYRGARTLDIEELIENLIQNSEIYKDIDLLKNRLKEYLIYDREIDKYVNENFYDSSDFESTVKRILQIVSIPDEEILKTVLSQKFNAEFNNQINNIYSDHEDGIVELKIKDTNIEILIQDNEVKSISKNLSLNTEVIYIDDPFVLDEIRPSLFYLRTESYANHRLHLQSKLRDIKEGFGIEDAINKIIVTEKMMDITSKIDDVCSGKMIKSSNGKFGYKENNLDKVLDIKNISTGLKTFVILKTLLLNGSIEDNGTIVLDEPEIHLHPEWQILFAEIIVLLQKKFNMHILLNTHSPYFLRAIQVYSAKYEIADKCNYYLAENIDDRVTIRDVTTSIDEVYAKLAKPFEILEIERYGDD; encoded by the coding sequence ATGATTTTAACTCTTAATAATATAGGTAAAATTGAAAAGGCAACAGTCGAATTAAATGGGATTACAATTATTGCTGGTGAGAATAATACGGGTAAAAGTACAGTAGGCAAGACTTTGTTTTGTATTTTCAATAGTTTTTATAAAATTGAAGAACAGATTCAAAGAGAAAGAAAAAATGCAATAAGAAAAGCATTAGATATTATATATAATCCTATTTACAGAGGAGCTAGGACATTAGATATAGAGGAATTAATAGAAAATCTGATTCAAAATTCAGAGATATATAAAGATATAGATCTACTAAAGAACCGATTAAAAGAATATTTAATATATGACAGAGAGATTGACAAATATGTGAATGAAAACTTCTATGACAGTTCTGATTTTGAGAGTACTGTAAAAAGAATATTACAAATTGTATCTATTCCAGATGAAGAAATTTTAAAAACAGTACTATCACAGAAATTTAATGCAGAGTTTAACAATCAAATTAATAATATTTATTCTGACCATGAAGATGGTATTGTAGAGTTAAAGATTAAAGATACAAATATTGAAATTTTGATACAAGATAATGAGGTAAAGAGTATTTCAAAAAATCTTAGTTTAAATACAGAGGTAATTTATATTGACGATCCATTTGTATTAGATGAAATAAGACCTTCTTTATTCTATTTAAGAACGGAGAGTTATGCTAATCATAGACTCCATTTACAATCAAAACTTAGAGATATAAAAGAAGGATTTGGAATAGAAGATGCTATAAATAAAATTATTGTGACAGAGAAGATGATGGATATTACCTCTAAAATAGATGATGTATGCAGTGGTAAAATGATAAAGTCTTCAAATGGAAAGTTTGGCTATAAAGAAAACAATTTAGATAAGGTATTAGATATAAAAAACATATCCACAGGGCTAAAAACATTTGTTATACTAAAGACCCTACTATTAAATGGCAGTATAGAGGACAACGGAACTATCGTTTTAGATGAACCAGAAATCCATTTACACCCAGAATGGCAAATCTTATTTGCAGAAATTATTGTGCTTTTACAGAAGAAATTTAATATGCATATTCTATTAAACACCCATAGCCCTTATTTTTTACGTGCTATTCAAGTATATTCTGCAAAATATGAGATAGCAGATAAATGTAACTACTATTTAGCTGAAAACATAGATGATAGGGTTACAATCAGAGATGTGACTACATCAATTGATGAAGTATATGCTAAACTTGCGAAGCCTTTTGAGATATTGGAGATTGAGAGGTATGGTGATGATTGA
- a CDS encoding HD domain-containing phosphohydrolase, which produces MDGTVKLYDKHCEKWNILIIDNDNFIHQIIKEMNKDLTFEGKSINFHSAYNTKEAIKILEKNKDIVLVLLEMFIEKEDSGLDLVKYIREDIEDEDIRILLMTEKNINGLEDNIILNYDINGYERKSELLCRKMSTVILSSIRSFKDIRVMRNNRKSMEKVVSSISNLYEKDTIGDFLISSLSHLSSLINQCRCRIQEEDELNSFVAVREGTSNIFRMIEGKGKYKDCINKTIRESVSTTDLMKINKIYNEGEHELFDNVYIAKYKSTSGSEAILLVENQIKNNYIDIDLLDIFHKSVSATFDNLCLNLEIEETQKEILYTLGEVTEARSEETSSHVKRVSKYCQVLAEEYGLSPRDIMLLTHASPIHDIGKVAIPDNVLLKPGKLTGEEFNVIKSHTTIGYNLLRNSKREILKAAAIIAHEHHERYDGKGYPRGLAGEEIHIYGRITAIADVFDALGSPRVYKKAWVMNDILNYFKEEKGKHFDPELVDILFENLNKFLEIRRRYSDEAEGEAEL; this is translated from the coding sequence ATGGATGGTACAGTAAAACTTTACGATAAACATTGTGAGAAATGGAATATACTCATAATAGATAATGATAATTTTATACATCAAATAATAAAAGAAATGAATAAAGACCTTACCTTTGAAGGAAAAAGTATAAACTTCCATAGTGCATATAATACTAAGGAAGCCATTAAGATCTTAGAAAAGAATAAAGATATTGTATTAGTTTTACTGGAAATGTTTATAGAGAAAGAGGATTCAGGTTTAGATTTGGTAAAATATATTAGAGAAGATATTGAAGATGAAGATATTAGAATACTTCTAATGACAGAAAAAAATATCAATGGATTGGAAGACAATATAATATTAAATTATGACATAAATGGATATGAGAGAAAGTCTGAACTTCTTTGTAGAAAAATGAGTACTGTTATATTATCGTCTATACGATCATTTAAAGATATTAGAGTTATGAGAAATAATAGAAAATCCATGGAAAAAGTAGTATCATCCATATCAAATTTATATGAAAAAGATACCATAGGTGATTTTTTAATATCTAGCCTATCTCACCTAAGTTCCCTTATTAATCAATGTAGATGTAGAATACAGGAAGAAGACGAGCTAAACTCCTTTGTAGCAGTAAGAGAAGGGACAAGCAATATATTTAGGATGATAGAAGGAAAAGGAAAATATAAAGACTGTATCAACAAGACGATAAGAGAGTCAGTATCAACTACTGATTTGATGAAAATAAATAAGATATATAATGAAGGAGAACATGAACTATTTGACAATGTATATATTGCCAAATATAAAAGTACATCAGGAAGTGAAGCTATTTTACTTGTAGAAAACCAGATTAAGAATAATTATATAGACATAGACTTATTGGATATATTCCATAAATCTGTATCTGCAACTTTTGATAATCTATGCTTAAACTTAGAAATAGAGGAAACTCAAAAAGAAATTCTATATACTTTAGGAGAAGTAACAGAAGCCAGATCAGAAGAAACAAGCTCTCATGTAAAGCGAGTATCTAAATATTGTCAGGTACTAGCAGAAGAATATGGATTATCTCCTAGAGATATTATGTTGCTTACTCATGCCTCCCCTATACATGATATAGGAAAAGTAGCCATACCAGACAATGTATTACTAAAACCTGGGAAGTTGACAGGAGAAGAGTTCAATGTAATAAAAAGTCATACAACCATAGGATATAATCTATTAAGAAATTCAAAAAGGGAAATCCTAAAAGCAGCAGCCATAATAGCCCATGAACACCATGAAAGATATGACGGAAAAGGCTACCCAAGAGGTCTAGCTGGTGAAGAAATCCATATCTACGGTAGAATCACAGCCATAGCCGATGTGTTTGACGCATTGGGCAGCCCAAGAGTATATAAAAAAGCTTGGGTAATGAACGATATATTAAATTATTTTAAAGAAGAAAAAGGAAAACATTTTGATCCAGAATTAGTAGATATATTATTTGAGAATTTAAATAAGTTTTTAGAGATAAGAAGAAGATATAGTGATGAAGCTGAAGGAGAAGCGGAACTGTAG
- the csrA gene encoding carbon storage regulator CsrA, with amino-acid sequence MLILTRKKNESIIIDRNIEIKIMEIEEGKIKLGIDAPRNIEIIRKEIYKNIEDENLAAINNRYKIEDIKKLLEK; translated from the coding sequence ATGCTTATACTTACAAGGAAAAAGAATGAGTCAATAATAATAGATAGAAATATAGAAATAAAAATAATGGAAATAGAAGAGGGAAAAATAAAACTAGGTATAGATGCACCTAGAAATATAGAAATTATTAGAAAAGAAATATATAAGAATATAGAAGACGAAAACTTAGCTGCAATAAACAATAGATATAAAATAGAGGATATAAAGAAGCTTCTAGAGAAGTAA
- the fliW gene encoding flagellar assembly protein FliW, with protein sequence MKIEKEKIIHFPEGIPAFEEEKEFVIILNHDSPFSYLQSVKDKDLSFIIINPFEIFNDYDIIIPETARNRLKIERQEDVMIYTIVVIPENIENTTTNLLGPIVINTREMLGKQVILDDERYSTKHFIFNKDSQRKVE encoded by the coding sequence TTGAAAATTGAAAAAGAAAAAATAATTCATTTCCCAGAAGGGATTCCTGCCTTTGAAGAAGAAAAAGAATTTGTAATTATATTAAATCATGACAGCCCTTTCAGCTATTTGCAATCAGTTAAAGATAAGGACTTATCCTTTATTATCATAAATCCCTTTGAAATATTCAATGACTACGATATTATTATCCCAGAAACAGCACGAAATAGATTAAAAATAGAGAGACAAGAAGATGTAATGATATACACCATAGTAGTAATTCCAGAAAATATTGAGAATACTACTACTAATCTTCTAGGACCTATAGTCATAAATACAAGGGAAATGCTAGGTAAACAAGTAATCTTAGATGATGAAAGATATAGTACAAAGCATTTTATATTTAACAAAGACTCCCAAAGGAAGGTAGAATAA